The stretch of DNA GGTCGTCTCCCGAATAGCCGGGCCTCGCTTGCTCGCAAGGCCCTCAATATCTGTTCGGGTCTACTTTACCGCATGTACCTCATAAATCACGCCACCATCTCCGGTCCGGCCCTTGCCGACCGCCACTACGTGATTGAGCCATAGATATCGCTCATCTCCGGTTTCAAACAGCGGATTCGTTCGGAAATAGTACCGCTCCGCGCCGGCCACATCGTCCGGCTTGGCAAAATCCAGCGCATACTCATAATCACCGTCCAAAGCCAGCATTCGGCCGAAATAGGTCATGTAGATGATTGCCCCGTCATCCATCTCCAGACTGAGACGAACATCCAGCGCACCGGATCCATCGCCGCGCACCATGGCCCAATCACCACCGGCGTTCGGCACCACGCGCCCCTCCATGCGCGGGCCTTCAACAGTACCTTGCGTACCAATGCAGATCATCCGCATTCCGTTAGGCGTGACGCCACTGGTGACGGGGGCTGCAAGTTTCACGCGCAGTTCAAACAGGAATTCAGTTTCAAGTGTTGGCATGGGCTGGCCTTTCAAGCAGGTGTTGAGGTCGTTCAGCCTACGCATGTGCGATGTTCAGCCCGCATAGCCGGGCAGATGATCATGTCCGATTTCGACCAGCGCATTTCCCGCCAGTGCGATAGTCTTGGACATCGCCATCAACTGCCCGAGACCCCCATGCACATTCTCAAACGCGAGTTGCGCTACACCTATATTCCAAGCCCCATCGGCGACCTGCTGGTGGCCGGTGATGCAGATAGTCTGCACCTCATCAGCTTCCCTACCGGCAGCAAGACGATCCGCCATGCTGAGCACTGGCAGCAGGATGATGGTGGGTTCAGGAAAGTCGCAAAACAGCTGGACGCCTATTTCGCAGGTGACCTGACAGAGTTTGATTTGCCGCTAACCCTCGACGGCACTGACTTCCAGAACCAGATATGGCGCAACCTTGCCACCATTCCTTATGGCCAGACCGCTTCTTATGGAGAGATGGCAAAGAAGGCCGGTCGACCAAAAGCAAGCCGCGCGGTCGGTGCCGCCAATGGGGCCAACCCGTTGCCCATCGTCCTGCCCTGCCACCGTGTCATTGGGTCAACAGGGGCACTGACAGGCTTTGGCGGCGGCATGGAGGCCAAGAAGTTTCTACTGAAGCTGGAAGGCGCACTGCCGGACTCACCGGCCCAGCCTTCGCTGTTCCAGTAAGCACCACATGCACTGGTGGCTACTTGCCGTAAATCGCCGCGTTCCAGATCTCTGCTGACACCTTGCCGATCACCGCAGGATCATCAGGCTCTTCGCGCATCAGATTGTCATTCGCCAGCGCATTGTTCATCAGGATGAGGCTGCGGGCTGTCAGGTCGGGGTTTTCGACTTTGGATCGCCCAAGCATGATCTGCTGCCGGATGAAGCGTGCGGTCAAATCAATGAAGTAATCAATCACCCGCGACCGCCATTCGTCATGCACCTTTTCGCTGCTGTTGGAGGCGCGAGCGAGCGCCATCATGCCGGTGCGATGGTTGTCCATGGCCACGAACATTGTCGTGAGGCGGGCATGCGTATCAGCCCGGTAGTCGTCGGACCCGTCGCCATTGAGCCAGTCATCCACGGTCTCGCGGATGGCACCCTCGAGACGGCCCAGAAAGCCGAGTGCCAGCTCATCAACACTTTTGAAGTAGTGATAGAACGACGACCGCGTCATGCCCGTGCGCTGCATCACGGCATCCACCGTCAGGGCGTTGAAGTCCATTTCCGTCAGTGCCGCCTGGGTCGCATCGATAATCTCTTCGCGCGCCATTTCCGGTGTACGGCGAATACGCTGGGCTCTTTCAGACATGACGGGCTTTCTGCTGCGTTTGATGACTTCTCTTAGCCTGCTTGAGTCTATGCGTGCAATTCCTTATTGACAACCCGTCAATAAGCTATCATGTTAGCGTCAACAAGCAGAATAAAGGGCGCCGAACGGCGCGATCGGGAGAAGATCGTCATGAACATGCATACAAACGAGTTTGCATCCGGCGGATCAAACGGCTGGGCCAAGGCAGGCACACAGCCGCGCATCGCCGTTGTGGGTGCGGGCATGTCTGGCATAGCTGCCGTCGTGAAGCTCCGCGAAGCCGGCTACACCGACCTCACCGTCTATGAAAAGTCAGACAAAGTGGGCGGCACCTGGCGCGAGAATCAGTATCCGGGCCTCTCCTGCGATGTCCCCTCCCGCTGGTACTCCTTCACCTTCAATCTCAACCCCGACTGGTCTCACCGGTTTTCCTACGGCCCCGAAATCCAGGCCTATATGGAAGAAACCGCTGAGAAGTTCGGCGTTACCAAAGTTGTTAAATTCAATACGCCCGTGACCGACCTCACCTATGAAGGTCCGCAGTGGAAACTCACTGACGGCAATGGCGACGTTGAACACTATGACGTGGTCATTTCCGCGACAGGCGTTCTGCACAAGCCGACGCTGCCAAACATCGACGGCCTGGACAGCTTTGAAGGCGACATGTTCCACACTGCGCGCTGGGACCATTCGGTAAAGCTTGAAGGCCGCAAGGTCGGTATCATTGGTACCGGTTCCACAGCAGCGCAGATCATCGGCGCCATCACCCACAAGGTCGGCACGATGAATGTCTTCCAGCGCACCCCGCAATGGATGATCCCGCTGCCGCAAAAGGAATATGCAACCGGCTGGAAATGGCTGATGCGCAAGTTCCCGGCACTGCAGAAAGCCAGCTTCAATTTCTACTACAAGACCATGGTCAAGAACTTCGGTGCTGCCACCACCGGCGACCAGGAAAAGCTGGCCGACGTACAAAAGGCCTGCACGGAACATCTGGAAGAAGCGATTGCCGATCCAGAACTGCGCGCCAAATTGACACCCAGCTATCAGGCAGCCTGCAAGCGCCTGATTTTCTGCTCCGAGTTCTACCCGGCCATCAGCCGTGACAATGCCAACCTGATTACAGACGGGATTACACGCATCACCCCCAAGGGCATTGAGACTAAAGACGGCAAGCTGCATGAGCTGGATGTGCTGATCCTCGCCACAGGCTTTGATGCATCCGCGTTTATCCTGCCCACCAAAGTCACCGGCGAAAACGGTCAGGACCTTGGCGAGAGCTGGGACGGGTCTCCCCGCGCCCACCGTGCCGTCGGCATGCCCGGCTTTCCAAACTTCTGGATGCTGGAAGGCCCGACAGGCCCCGTTGGAAATCTGTCCCTGATTACAATTTCAGAACGCCAGGTCGACTATGTCATCAGCATGCTGAACAAGATGCGCGATGAAGGCTTGGAAGCCATTGCCCCCAAACAGGCCTCTTTTGATGCCTACAACAAGAGCATGGCCGAGCGCGCGCCGCAGACAGTGTGGGCATCTGGCGGCTGTGACAGCTGGTACTTCGACAAGTCCGGCACGCCGAACCTCTACCCGTTCCCGCCTCAGCAATATCTCGAAGACATGCACAACCCGGACTTCTCCGAGTTCCGTCTGATTGCTGATGTGAAAGAAGGGGATGCGGTTTCAGGCGCGGCCTAGATAACTGTATCCAGAAGCGTTTCAACAACTTCGGCCTGAGCCTTAAAGGCTTGGGCCGTTGCTTTGTAGGCAAACTCTGCACGCGTCAGATTGACCGCCGCAACTGCAAGGTCAGGTGACTGGGCCTGCGTGCTGGGCGCCAGTGGCGGCGTGTAACGCGGCGCCGCACTGCCCGAAGAGGAAGCTGATGTCCTGGATGCAGCAGATGCCGTCTGTTGATAAGCATTGCTGGCAGACTGCGCCGAGCGCACGACATCACTCGCCGCCTTGCCCACACCAACGCGGGCTGACCGCAAGCCTTCTGCCGCACTGGTCAATGATCCGATCATCACGCCCAGCCTAGCGGCGGCGGATTCCCCGCGCACGTCTAAGTGCACGGGAAACCTAATGAGCCGTTAAGCGTGTATCAGACCGAAACACAGCTACATGGCAGAGATGCCACCATCGATCTTGATCTCGGAGCCGGTGACAAACCGGCTCTCATCGCTGGCGAGATAAAGCACCGCATAGGCCACATCATTGGGTTCACCAATGCGCCCAAGCGGCACCTGCTTGGCGAGCTTGGTCTCAGCGTCTTCCGCGCGGGCCAGCAGACTTTCCAGAATAGGTGTCCGGATGAATGTCGGATGCACCGAGTTGGACCGAATGTCATAGCCGCGCTTGGCGCAGTGCAGTGCGACCGACTTCGAGAACAGCCAGACACCCGCCTTGGCCGCATTATAGGCGCCCATGTTGTGTCCCGCGATCAGACCGGCAATCGAGGAAATATTGACGATCGATCCGGGCTGATGCGCTTTCATGTGACCAAGCGCATATTTGCAGCCCAAAAACACACTATCGAGATCAACAGACTGGATCTTCTTCCAGTTTTCAAACGTCTCATCCTCAACCGGCGCGGAGCCGCCAATGCCTGCATTGTTGACGAGAATGTTGAGACCACCCATGAAGGCAACCGCTTCATCAAGCGCGGTCTGCCAACCGCTCTCTGACGTCACATCAAGCTCAACAGCCTTGGCACTGCCCGGCGCGTCCTTGTTGATGGCGTCAGCCACGTCCTGCGCCCCTTTGAGATTGATGTCAGCAACAACGACCTTGGCGCCTTCAGCGACCAGCAACTTGCATGTTGCAGTGCCCAGACCTGACGCACCGCCCGTTACCATTGCCATTTTTCCGTCTACACGTCCGGCCATATCAGACCCTCCTGTTTTTGATGTTGTGTTTGATTGGTCGTCGGGCGCTATTCGCCCGTGAATTTCGGTGTGCGCTTTTCAA from Pyruvatibacter sp. HU-CL02332 encodes:
- a CDS encoding TetR/AcrR family transcriptional regulator codes for the protein MSERAQRIRRTPEMAREEIIDATQAALTEMDFNALTVDAVMQRTGMTRSSFYHYFKSVDELALGFLGRLEGAIRETVDDWLNGDGSDDYRADTHARLTTMFVAMDNHRTGMMALARASNSSEKVHDEWRSRVIDYFIDLTARFIRQQIMLGRSKVENPDLTARSLILMNNALANDNLMREEPDDPAVIGKVSAEIWNAAIYGK
- a CDS encoding SDR family oxidoreductase — protein: MAGRVDGKMAMVTGGASGLGTATCKLLVAEGAKVVVADINLKGAQDVADAINKDAPGSAKAVELDVTSESGWQTALDEAVAFMGGLNILVNNAGIGGSAPVEDETFENWKKIQSVDLDSVFLGCKYALGHMKAHQPGSIVNISSIAGLIAGHNMGAYNAAKAGVWLFSKSVALHCAKRGYDIRSNSVHPTFIRTPILESLLARAEDAETKLAKQVPLGRIGEPNDVAYAVLYLASDESRFVTGSEIKIDGGISAM
- a CDS encoding methylated-DNA--[protein]-cysteine S-methyltransferase, which produces MSDFDQRISRQCDSLGHRHQLPETPMHILKRELRYTYIPSPIGDLLVAGDADSLHLISFPTGSKTIRHAEHWQQDDGGFRKVAKQLDAYFAGDLTEFDLPLTLDGTDFQNQIWRNLATIPYGQTASYGEMAKKAGRPKASRAVGAANGANPLPIVLPCHRVIGSTGALTGFGGGMEAKKFLLKLEGALPDSPAQPSLFQ
- a CDS encoding NAD(P)/FAD-dependent oxidoreductase, encoding MNMHTNEFASGGSNGWAKAGTQPRIAVVGAGMSGIAAVVKLREAGYTDLTVYEKSDKVGGTWRENQYPGLSCDVPSRWYSFTFNLNPDWSHRFSYGPEIQAYMEETAEKFGVTKVVKFNTPVTDLTYEGPQWKLTDGNGDVEHYDVVISATGVLHKPTLPNIDGLDSFEGDMFHTARWDHSVKLEGRKVGIIGTGSTAAQIIGAITHKVGTMNVFQRTPQWMIPLPQKEYATGWKWLMRKFPALQKASFNFYYKTMVKNFGAATTGDQEKLADVQKACTEHLEEAIADPELRAKLTPSYQAACKRLIFCSEFYPAISRDNANLITDGITRITPKGIETKDGKLHELDVLILATGFDASAFILPTKVTGENGQDLGESWDGSPRAHRAVGMPGFPNFWMLEGPTGPVGNLSLITISERQVDYVISMLNKMRDEGLEAIAPKQASFDAYNKSMAERAPQTVWASGGCDSWYFDKSGTPNLYPFPPQQYLEDMHNPDFSEFRLIADVKEGDAVSGAA
- a CDS encoding DUF3237 domain-containing protein, which produces MPTLETEFLFELRVKLAAPVTSGVTPNGMRMICIGTQGTVEGPRMEGRVVPNAGGDWAMVRGDGSGALDVRLSLEMDDGAIIYMTYFGRMLALDGDYEYALDFAKPDDVAGAERYYFRTNPLFETGDERYLWLNHVVAVGKGRTGDGGVIYEVHAVK